The Passer domesticus isolate bPasDom1 chromosome 34, bPasDom1.hap1, whole genome shotgun sequence genome window below encodes:
- the ILF3 gene encoding interleukin enhancer-binding factor 3 isoform X4, with protein MRPMRIFVNDDRHVMAKHSAVYPTQEELEAVQNMVSHTERALKAVSDWIDEQEKVSGEQPETESMETAAEEESKEGGDQKATEQLTRTLRGVMRVGLVAKGLLLKGDLDLELVLLCKDKPTAKLLEKVAENLGVQLAAITEDKYEIIQSVGDAAIIIKNTKEPPLTLTIHLTSPVVREELEKQLAGETLSVTDSPDVLDRQKCLAALASLRHAKWFQARANGLKSCVIVIRVLRDLCTRVPTWAPLRGWPLELLCEKSIGTANRPMGAGEALRRVLECLASGIVMPDGSGIYDPCEKEATDAIGHLDRQQREDITQSAQHALRLAAFGQLHKVLGMDPLPSKMPKKPKNENPVDYTVQIPPSTTYAVTPMKRPMEEDGEEKSPSKKKKKIQKKEEKLEPPQAMNALMKLNQLKPGLQYKLVSQTGPVHAPIFTMSVEIDGSTFEASGPSKKTAKLHVAVKVLQDMGLPTGVEGKDSSKGDESAEETETKPVVVAPPPVVETVSTPTAASPPSDQTPENVKQQGPILTKHGKNPVMELNEKRRGLKYELISETGGSHDKRFVMEVEVDGQKFQGAGSNKKVAKAYAALAALEKLFPDAPVAIEQNKKKRAPVPARGGPKFPVKQHNPGFGMGGGPMHNEAPPPPNMRGRGRGGNMRGRGRGRGGFGGNHGGYMNTGAGYGSYGYGGNSATAGYSQFYSNGGHSNSGGGGGSSGYGSYYQGGDGYTAPAPPKHGGKKQQHGGGQKASYGSGYGTHQGQQPYGQGQYGGYGPGQGKQKGYGHGQGGYSYSNSYNSPGGGSDYNYESKYSYSGNSGRGGGGNNYSGGGSYNSGSHGGYGGSGGGGSSYQGKAGGYSSQSNYNSPGSQNYSGPPSSYQASQGGYGRNEHSMSYQYR; from the exons atg CGCCCGATGCGGATCTTTGTGAACGACGACCGGCACGTGATGGCCAAGCACTCGGCCGTGTACCCCacgcaggaggagctggaggccGTGCAGAACATGGTGTCCCACACGGAGCGGGCGCTCAAAGCCGTCTCCGACTGGATTGACGAGCAGGAGAAAGTCAGCGGGGAGCAGCCGGAGACGGAGTCCATGGAGACGGCGGCCGAGGAGGAGAGCAAGGAAGGAGG GGATCAGAAAGCCACGGAGCAGCTGACGAGGACCCTGCGGGGCGTGATGCGCGTGGGGCTCGTGGCCAAAGGCCTCCTGCTGAAGGGGGACCTGGACCTGGAGCTGGTCCTGCTGTGCAAAGACAAACCCACGGCCAAGCTCCTGGAGAAGGTCGCCGAGaatctgggagtgcagctcgcg GCGATCACCGAGGACAAGTACGAGATCATCCAGTCTGTGGGGGACGCCGCCATCATCATCAAGAACACCAAGGAGCCCCCGCTGACCCTGACCATCCACCTGACGTCGCCCGTGgtcagggaggagctggagaagcagctggCCGGAG AAACGCTCTCAGTCACCGACTCCCCGGACGTTCTGGACAGGCAGAAATGCCTTGCTGCCTTGGCGTCTCTGCGCCACGCCAAGTGGTTCCAG GCCAGGGCCAACGGGCTGAAGTCGTGCGTCATCGTCATCCGGGTGCTGCGGGACCTGTGCACGCGCGTGCCCACCTGGGCCCCGCTCCGAGGATGG cctctggagctgctgtgtgagAAGTCCATCGGCACGGCCAACCGGCCCATGGGCGCGGGCGAGGCGCTGCGCCGGGTGCTGGAGTGCCTGGCCTCGGGCATCGTCATGCCAG ATGGTTCTGGTATTTATGACCCTTGTGAAAAAGAAGCCACTGATGCTATTGGGCATCTAGACAGACAACAAAGGGAAGATATCACACAGAGTGCTCAG CACGCGCTGCGGCTCGCCGCCTTCGGCCAGCTCCACAAGGTCCTGGGCATGGATCCCCTGCCCTCCAAAATGCCCAAGAAACCAAAGAACGAGAACCCAGTCGATTATACTG TTCAGATCCCGCCCAGCACCACGTACGCCGTGACCCCCATGAAGCGGCCGATGGAggaggatggggaggagaaatcccccagcaaaaagaaaaagaagattcAGAAAAAAG AGGAGAAGCTGGAGCCTCCACAGGCCATGAACGCGCTGATGAAGCTGAACCAGCTCAAACCAGGGCTCCAGTACAAACTGGTGTCCCAGACCGGCCCCGTGCACGCTCCCATCTTCACCATGTCCGTGGAGATCGACGGCAGCACCTTCGAGGCCTCGGGGCCGTCCAAGAAAACGGCGAAGCTGCACGTGGCTGTGAag gtgctgcaggacaTGGGTTTGCCCACCGGAGTGGAAGGCAAGGACTCCAGCAAGGGCGACGAGTCGGCCGAGGAGACGGAGACGAAGCCGGTGGTTGTGGCTCCTCCGCCCGTGGTGGAAACGGTGTCAACGCCCACAGCAGCCTCACCCCCCTCGGATCAGACCCCTGAG AACGTGAAGCAGCAGGGACCAATCCTGACAAAGCACGGGAAGAACCCGGTGATGGAGCTGAACGAGAAGCGGCGCGGGCTCAAGTACGAGCTGATCTCGGAGACGGGCGGGAGCCACGACAAGCGCTTTGTCATGGAG GTGGAGGTGGACGGGCAGAAGTTCCAAGGTGCTGGCTCAAACAAGAAGGTGGCCAAAGCCTACGCGGCGCTGGCCGCGCTGGAGAAGCTGTTCCCAGATGCTCCCGTTGCCATCGAGcagaacaagaagaaaagagCCCCCGTTCCAGCCAGAGGTGGCCCCAAATTCCCAGTCAAA cagcacaacCCGGGGTTCGGCATGGGGGGGGGCCCCATGCACAACGAGGCCCCCCCGCCCCCCAACAtgcggggccgcggccggggcGGCAACATGCGGGGCCGGGGGAGAGGCCGGGGCGGCTTCGGCGGCAACCACGGCGGCTACATGAACACAG gggcTGGGTACGGCAGCTATGGCTACGGAGGGAATtctgccactgctggctaca GCCAGTTCTACAGCAACGGAGGCCACTCCAActcggggggcggcggcggctcctcgGGCTACGGCTCCTACTACCAGGGCGGCGACGGCTACACGGCCCCCGCGCCGCCCAAGCACGGCGgcaagaagcagcagcacggcGGCGGCCAGAAGGCCTCGTACGGCTCCGGCTACGGCAcccaccagggccagcagccctACGGGCAGGGCCAGTACGGCGGCTACGGCCCCGGGCAGGGCAAGCAGAAAGGCTACGGCCACGGCCAGGGTGGCTACTCCTACTCCAACTCCTACAACTCGCCCGGCGGCGGCTCCGACTACAACTACGAGAGCAAATACA GTTACAGCGGCAAcagcggccgcggcggcggcggcaacAACTACTCCGGGGGCGGCTCCTACAACTCGGGCTCCCACGGGGGCTACGGGGGCTCCGGGGGCGGGGGCTCCTCGTACCAAGGTAAGGCAG GTGGATACTCCTCCCAGTCCAACTACAACTCCCCGGGTTCCCAGAACTACAGCGGCCCCCCCAGCTCCTACCAGGCGTCCCAGGGTGGATACGGCAGGAACGAGCACAGCATGAGTTACCAGTACAGATAA
- the ILF3 gene encoding interleukin enhancer-binding factor 3 isoform X5, which yields MRPMRIFVNDDRHVMAKHSAVYPTQEELEAVQNMVSHTERALKAVSDWIDEQEKVSGEQPETESMETAAEEESKEGGDQKATEQLTRTLRGVMRVGLVAKGLLLKGDLDLELVLLCKDKPTAKLLEKVAENLGVQLAAITEDKYEIIQSVGDAAIIIKNTKEPPLTLTIHLTSPVVREELEKQLAGETLSVTDSPDVLDRQKCLAALASLRHAKWFQARANGLKSCVIVIRVLRDLCTRVPTWAPLRGWPLELLCEKSIGTANRPMGAGEALRRVLECLASGIVMPDGSGIYDPCEKEATDAIGHLDRQQREDITQSAQHALRLAAFGQLHKVLGMDPLPSKMPKKPKNENPVDYTVQIPPSTTYAVTPMKRPMEEDGEEKSPSKKKKKIQKKEEKLEPPQAMNALMKLNQLKPGLQYKLVSQTGPVHAPIFTMSVEIDGSTFEASGPSKKTAKLHVAVKVLQDMGLPTGVEGKDSSKGDESAEETETKPVVVAPPPVVETVSTPTAASPPSDQTPENVKQQGPILTKHGKNPVMELNEKRRGLKYELISETGGSHDKRFVMEVEVDGQKFQGAGSNKKVAKAYAALAALEKLFPDAPVAIEQNKKKRAPVPARGGPKFPVKHNPGFGMGGGPMHNEAPPPPNMRGRGRGGNMRGRGRGRGGFGGNHGGYMNTGAGYGSYGYGGNSATAGYSQFYSNGGHSNSGGGGGSSGYGSYYQGGDGYTAPAPPKHGGKKQQHGGGQKASYGSGYGTHQGQQPYGQGQYGGYGPGQGKQKGYGHGQGGYSYSNSYNSPGGGSDYNYESKYSYSGNSGRGGGGNNYSGGGSYNSGSHGGYGGSGGGGSSYQGKAGGYSSQSNYNSPGSQNYSGPPSSYQASQGGYGRNEHSMSYQYR from the exons atg CGCCCGATGCGGATCTTTGTGAACGACGACCGGCACGTGATGGCCAAGCACTCGGCCGTGTACCCCacgcaggaggagctggaggccGTGCAGAACATGGTGTCCCACACGGAGCGGGCGCTCAAAGCCGTCTCCGACTGGATTGACGAGCAGGAGAAAGTCAGCGGGGAGCAGCCGGAGACGGAGTCCATGGAGACGGCGGCCGAGGAGGAGAGCAAGGAAGGAGG GGATCAGAAAGCCACGGAGCAGCTGACGAGGACCCTGCGGGGCGTGATGCGCGTGGGGCTCGTGGCCAAAGGCCTCCTGCTGAAGGGGGACCTGGACCTGGAGCTGGTCCTGCTGTGCAAAGACAAACCCACGGCCAAGCTCCTGGAGAAGGTCGCCGAGaatctgggagtgcagctcgcg GCGATCACCGAGGACAAGTACGAGATCATCCAGTCTGTGGGGGACGCCGCCATCATCATCAAGAACACCAAGGAGCCCCCGCTGACCCTGACCATCCACCTGACGTCGCCCGTGgtcagggaggagctggagaagcagctggCCGGAG AAACGCTCTCAGTCACCGACTCCCCGGACGTTCTGGACAGGCAGAAATGCCTTGCTGCCTTGGCGTCTCTGCGCCACGCCAAGTGGTTCCAG GCCAGGGCCAACGGGCTGAAGTCGTGCGTCATCGTCATCCGGGTGCTGCGGGACCTGTGCACGCGCGTGCCCACCTGGGCCCCGCTCCGAGGATGG cctctggagctgctgtgtgagAAGTCCATCGGCACGGCCAACCGGCCCATGGGCGCGGGCGAGGCGCTGCGCCGGGTGCTGGAGTGCCTGGCCTCGGGCATCGTCATGCCAG ATGGTTCTGGTATTTATGACCCTTGTGAAAAAGAAGCCACTGATGCTATTGGGCATCTAGACAGACAACAAAGGGAAGATATCACACAGAGTGCTCAG CACGCGCTGCGGCTCGCCGCCTTCGGCCAGCTCCACAAGGTCCTGGGCATGGATCCCCTGCCCTCCAAAATGCCCAAGAAACCAAAGAACGAGAACCCAGTCGATTATACTG TTCAGATCCCGCCCAGCACCACGTACGCCGTGACCCCCATGAAGCGGCCGATGGAggaggatggggaggagaaatcccccagcaaaaagaaaaagaagattcAGAAAAAAG AGGAGAAGCTGGAGCCTCCACAGGCCATGAACGCGCTGATGAAGCTGAACCAGCTCAAACCAGGGCTCCAGTACAAACTGGTGTCCCAGACCGGCCCCGTGCACGCTCCCATCTTCACCATGTCCGTGGAGATCGACGGCAGCACCTTCGAGGCCTCGGGGCCGTCCAAGAAAACGGCGAAGCTGCACGTGGCTGTGAag gtgctgcaggacaTGGGTTTGCCCACCGGAGTGGAAGGCAAGGACTCCAGCAAGGGCGACGAGTCGGCCGAGGAGACGGAGACGAAGCCGGTGGTTGTGGCTCCTCCGCCCGTGGTGGAAACGGTGTCAACGCCCACAGCAGCCTCACCCCCCTCGGATCAGACCCCTGAG AACGTGAAGCAGCAGGGACCAATCCTGACAAAGCACGGGAAGAACCCGGTGATGGAGCTGAACGAGAAGCGGCGCGGGCTCAAGTACGAGCTGATCTCGGAGACGGGCGGGAGCCACGACAAGCGCTTTGTCATGGAG GTGGAGGTGGACGGGCAGAAGTTCCAAGGTGCTGGCTCAAACAAGAAGGTGGCCAAAGCCTACGCGGCGCTGGCCGCGCTGGAGAAGCTGTTCCCAGATGCTCCCGTTGCCATCGAGcagaacaagaagaaaagagCCCCCGTTCCAGCCAGAGGTGGCCCCAAATTCCCAGTCAAA cacaacCCGGGGTTCGGCATGGGGGGGGGCCCCATGCACAACGAGGCCCCCCCGCCCCCCAACAtgcggggccgcggccggggcGGCAACATGCGGGGCCGGGGGAGAGGCCGGGGCGGCTTCGGCGGCAACCACGGCGGCTACATGAACACAG gggcTGGGTACGGCAGCTATGGCTACGGAGGGAATtctgccactgctggctaca GCCAGTTCTACAGCAACGGAGGCCACTCCAActcggggggcggcggcggctcctcgGGCTACGGCTCCTACTACCAGGGCGGCGACGGCTACACGGCCCCCGCGCCGCCCAAGCACGGCGgcaagaagcagcagcacggcGGCGGCCAGAAGGCCTCGTACGGCTCCGGCTACGGCAcccaccagggccagcagccctACGGGCAGGGCCAGTACGGCGGCTACGGCCCCGGGCAGGGCAAGCAGAAAGGCTACGGCCACGGCCAGGGTGGCTACTCCTACTCCAACTCCTACAACTCGCCCGGCGGCGGCTCCGACTACAACTACGAGAGCAAATACA GTTACAGCGGCAAcagcggccgcggcggcggcggcaacAACTACTCCGGGGGCGGCTCCTACAACTCGGGCTCCCACGGGGGCTACGGGGGCTCCGGGGGCGGGGGCTCCTCGTACCAAGGTAAGGCAG GTGGATACTCCTCCCAGTCCAACTACAACTCCCCGGGTTCCCAGAACTACAGCGGCCCCCCCAGCTCCTACCAGGCGTCCCAGGGTGGATACGGCAGGAACGAGCACAGCATGAGTTACCAGTACAGATAA